The following are encoded together in the Pseudomonas sediminis genome:
- a CDS encoding dihydroorotase, whose amino-acid sequence MRTAILGARVIDPASGLDQVTDLYIDGGKLIATGQAPAGFTADKTLDAQGLIAAPGLVDLSVALREPGYSRKGSIATETLAAAAGGVTSLCCPPFTKPVLDTSAVAELILDRAREAGHTKVYPIGALSKGLAGEQLAELVALRDAGCVAFGNGLDNFRSSRTLRRALEYAATFDLQVIFHSQDADLAEGGLAHEGPTASFLGLAGIPETAETVALARDLLLVEQSGVRAHFSQITSARGAELIAAAQARGLPVTADVALYQLILTDEALIDFSSLYHVQPPLRSRTDRDGLREAVKAGVISAISSHHQPHERDAKLAPFAATEPGISSVQLLLPLALSLVQDGLLDLPTLLARLTNGPAAALRLPAGSLNVGGAADIVLFDAQASTIAGEQWYSKGSNCPFIGHCLPGAVRYTLVDGHISYQG is encoded by the coding sequence ATGCGTACCGCAATCCTCGGCGCCCGCGTGATCGACCCGGCCAGCGGCCTGGATCAGGTCACCGACCTCTATATAGATGGCGGCAAACTGATCGCCACCGGCCAGGCACCTGCCGGCTTCACTGCCGACAAGACTCTCGACGCCCAAGGCCTGATTGCCGCACCCGGCCTGGTCGACCTGTCGGTGGCCCTGCGTGAGCCTGGCTATAGCCGCAAGGGCAGCATCGCCACGGAAACCCTCGCAGCAGCGGCCGGCGGCGTCACCAGCCTGTGCTGCCCACCGTTCACCAAACCAGTGCTGGACACCTCGGCGGTGGCCGAGCTGATCCTCGACCGCGCCCGCGAAGCCGGGCACACCAAGGTCTATCCCATCGGCGCACTGAGCAAGGGCCTGGCCGGCGAGCAGCTCGCAGAACTGGTTGCTCTGCGCGATGCCGGTTGTGTGGCATTCGGCAACGGCCTGGACAACTTCCGCAGCAGCCGCACCCTGCGCCGCGCGCTGGAATATGCAGCCACCTTCGACCTGCAGGTGATCTTCCACTCGCAGGATGCCGACCTGGCCGAAGGCGGCCTGGCTCACGAAGGCCCGACCGCCAGCTTCCTCGGCCTGGCCGGCATCCCGGAAACCGCCGAAACCGTGGCCCTGGCTCGCGACCTGCTGCTGGTAGAACAAAGCGGCGTGCGTGCGCACTTCAGCCAGATCACCAGCGCCCGTGGTGCCGAGCTGATCGCCGCTGCTCAGGCCCGCGGCCTGCCGGTGACCGCCGACGTGGCGCTGTACCAACTGATCCTCACCGACGAGGCGCTGATCGATTTCTCCAGCCTTTACCATGTGCAGCCGCCGCTGCGCTCGCGTACCGACCGCGACGGTCTGCGCGAAGCAGTGAAAGCCGGGGTGATCTCTGCCATTTCCAGTCACCACCAGCCGCACGAGCGCGATGCCAAGCTGGCGCCCTTCGCCGCCACCGAGCCAGGCATCAGCAGCGTGCAGTTGCTGCTGCCACTGGCCCTGAGCCTGGTGCAAGACGGCCTGCTGGATCTGCCGACACTGCTGGCGCGCCTTACCAACGGCCCCGCCGCCGCGCTGCGCCTGCCAGCCGGCAGCCTGAACGTCGGCGGCGCTGCCGATATCGTGCTGTTCGATGCGCAGGCCTCGACCATCGCCGGCGAGCAGTGGTACTCCAAGGGCAGCAACTGCCCGTTCATCGGCCATTGCCTGCCTGGCGCGGTGCGCTACACACTGGTCGACGGACACATCAGCTACCAGGGTTGA